From Carassius auratus strain Wakin chromosome 22, ASM336829v1, whole genome shotgun sequence, a single genomic window includes:
- the LOC113039419 gene encoding sphingosine 1-phosphate receptor 4-like, translated as MEVLHSFSSTSSCLDINNSTSSSLILEHYNYTGRLQHRKPSKKGMSAITFLFLCISIFIILENLMVLLAVLFGIRLRHRWIFICIANIALSDLLTGSAYVVNICMSGDHTFKLSPVLWLFREGLLFVALAASIFSLLLIAVERYATMMKPVQRKTATKTYRIYIMVLLCWVTALIIGFLPLMGWNCVCDLRSCSTLLPLYSKSYILFALVIFFIILLTIGALYFSIYCHVRSSTDTISVRNSKRSLRLLKAVISIVGVFMVCWGPLFILLLVDFFCYSRNCSTLFNPEWVIAMAVINSAMNPLIYSFGSLELRKAIAKLLCCCCLKAGLCDPKTFMSKETSSTSGSRRSSLRNSFSKVRNLSTSPQPEHKNYKKPRLSSTTSCLSASSG; from the coding sequence ATGGAGGTCCTGCATTCTTTCAGCTCCACCTCTTCCTGTCTCGACATCAACAACAGCACCAGCAGCAGTCTCATCCTGGAGCATTACAACTACACCGGACGCCTTCAACACCGCAAGCCCTCAAAGAAGGGCATGAGCGCCATCACCTTCCTGTTCCTGTGCATCAGCATCTTCATCATCCTGGAGAACCTCATGGTGTTGCTGGCCGTGCTGTTCGGCATCCGTCTGCGCCACCGCTGGATATTCATCTGCATCGCCAACATCGCGCTGAGTGACTTGCTGACTGGATCCGCTTATGTGGTCAACATCTGCATGTCTGGTGACCACACCTTCAAGCTAAGCCCAGTTCTGTGGTTATTCCGCGAAGGGCTTTTGTTTGTTGCCCTGGCGGCATCCATATTCAGCCTGCTGTTGATCGCAGTGGAGCGTTACGCCACTATGATGAAGCCCGTCCAGCGGAAAACTGCCACAAAGACTTACCGTATCTACATAATGGTGTTGCTCTGCTGGGTAACAGCGCTCATAATCGGATTCCTTCCGTTGATGGGTTGGAACTGCGTTTGCGATCTAAGAAGTTGCTCCACGCTGCTGCCACTCTACTCCAAGAGCTACATCTTGTTCGCCCTGGTCATCTTTTTCATAATCCTGCTCACAATCGGCGCTCTCTATTTTTCCATCTACTGTCACGTCCGCAGTAGCACTGATACCATATCTGTACGCAACAGCAAGCGTTCGCTGCGCCTCCTGAAGGCTGTCATCTCTATCGTTGGAGTCTTCATGGTGTGCTGGGGTCCTTTGTTCATCCTCCTGTTGGTTGACTTCTTCTGCTACTCTCGTAATTGCAGCACGCTCTTCAATCCCGAATGGGTTATCGCCATGGCTGTGATCAACTCGGCCATGAACCCGCTAATTTACTCATTTGGCAGCCTGGAGCTGCGCAAAGCCATTGCGAAgctcctctgctgctgctgtctgaAGGCGGGACTGTGCGATCCCAAGACTTTCATGTCCAAGGAGACTTCCAGCACCTCCGGGAGTCGACGTAGCAGTTTGCGCAACAGCTTCAGCAAGGTGCGAAACCTGAGCACCAGCCCTCAGCCCGAACACAAGAATTACAAGAAACCACGCCTCAGCTCAACCACTTCTTGTTTATCTGCATCCAGCGGTTGA